The sequence ATATATTGTTAAAATTTTTATATTATGGTGGAGAGGAAGCAACCATTGGGAGGGAAATGATGAAAACGCCTCACAAAAACGATCCGGAACGTCGCTTGTTTCTTAAAACCTTTTTAGCAGGCTCCGCCCTGTTTATTCTGGAAACCTGGGGAATCGATCGGATGGCACGAACATGGGCGAATACAGGCAGCGCCCCTTCCGATTTCCCGCGTTTTCAACCACGCCATCCAGCCGGTGAAGGGTTTCCCCAGTCCGTCGCTTCCGGTGACCCGACCCCCTCCGGCGCCCTGTTGTGGAGCCGGGTGGATCCCGATCTGACGGATGGGCTGAGTGCTCCCCTGGATACGAGCCTGATCCGCTGGTTGGAGCAATCCCCGAATAACGATTGGGACGCCTTCCGCAACGAGATCGAAAAAGGGGGGTGGGTGATGGTGGAAATCGCCAAAAGTTCCACCTTCGGCGACGTCAACCTCACCGGGTTCACCCCCGTCTGGAACGATTTCGACCATGTGGTAAAGGTGGACGTAGACGGCTTGTTGCAACCCCAGACTCTCTACTATTACCGTTTCATCACCCATACGGGTCATGTCAGCCAGACCGGCCGCTTTAAGACTATGCCTCCCGCAGGGGCGTCGGTCTCTTCGATCCGGTTCTCCTATGTCAGCTGCCAGGATTATACCAACGGATACTATACCGCCCTGCGTTACGCCGCCGAAGAGGAAGTGGATCTGGTGATTCACCTCGGAGATTACATCTATGAATCCGTCGGGGACCCCACTTACCAGAACCCCCTTCCCGACCGGGCCATTACACTGCCCAGCGGAAAAACCAAAGCCCACAGCTTGGCAGACTATCGATATCTCTACCAGCGGTACCGATCGGATCCGGACCTGCAAAAACTGCATGAACGGCATGCCATGGTAAGCATATGGGATGATCATGAATACGCCAATGACACCTATTATCCCGCCGTCGCTCCCGACGAAAACCCCGAACCGGACCCCGAACGGCGGCTGCTGGCCAACCAAGCTTGGTTTGAGTATACCCCGGCCCGGGTCTCTTTTGACAAGCATAAGAGCTTCGAAGATTCGATCCAAATCTATCGCTCCCTATCCATCGGCGATCTCGCCCATGTCATCCTCACCGATGAACGGCTCTACCGCAGCCCTCACCCATGTGGGACAGGCACATGGAATCGGTACTTCAGCCGAGGATGCGACCAGATGAACGCTTCGGACCAAACAATGTTAGGAAACAAGGGGCAGAAGGAATGGTTCCTGAACGAGGTGACCTCCTCGTCCGCCGTCTGGAAGATTTGGGGGAATGAAGTCCAATTCACCCCCCTAAAACTGCTGAACCGATATCTCAATCTGGATGCCTGGGACGGCTATGCCGGCGAACGCCGGGCATTGACCCGCTCTATCAAGGAAGCCGGGGTAAAAAACTTTATCGCCATCACCGGAGACCTTCACTCCTTTGAAGCCAACTTGATCCTGGAAGAGTACAATCGGGACACCTCCCATGCCGTCGGGGTGGAGTTCATGGTGGGTTCGGTCACCTCCTCCAACCTGAAGGAAATGGTCACACAGGTAACCCGTTTTCGCGGCATGTCCCATTCAACCGGCTCTCCTTCATCCCCCATCCCGCCCCAGTCGATGAAGGAAATCGTCGATCAGCTCTCTACTGATTCCGTCTCACCGCAGTCCATCATCGGGTGGATCTTAGACAAGCTGAATCTGCTCATCTAC is a genomic window of Desmospora profundinema containing:
- a CDS encoding alkaline phosphatase D family protein, giving the protein MKTPHKNDPERRLFLKTFLAGSALFILETWGIDRMARTWANTGSAPSDFPRFQPRHPAGEGFPQSVASGDPTPSGALLWSRVDPDLTDGLSAPLDTSLIRWLEQSPNNDWDAFRNEIEKGGWVMVEIAKSSTFGDVNLTGFTPVWNDFDHVVKVDVDGLLQPQTLYYYRFITHTGHVSQTGRFKTMPPAGASVSSIRFSYVSCQDYTNGYYTALRYAAEEEVDLVIHLGDYIYESVGDPTYQNPLPDRAITLPSGKTKAHSLADYRYLYQRYRSDPDLQKLHERHAMVSIWDDHEYANDTYYPAVAPDENPEPDPERRLLANQAWFEYTPARVSFDKHKSFEDSIQIYRSLSIGDLAHVILTDERLYRSPHPCGTGTWNRYFSRGCDQMNASDQTMLGNKGQKEWFLNEVTSSSAVWKIWGNEVQFTPLKLLNRYLNLDAWDGYAGERRALTRSIKEAGVKNFIAITGDLHSFEANLILEEYNRDTSHAVGVEFMVGSVTSSNLKEMVTQVTRFRGMSHSTGSPSSPIPPQSMKEIVDQLSTDSVSPQSIIGWILDKLNLLIYNENPWIRLFNSSTHGYCVMELTPQKATWTAYSVDDIRSNNGDKTLLFQCEVPRDDAHIRILKK